The Desulfofundulus salinus genome includes the window AAGTCTATCTGCAGTGGGCGGAAAATATGCGCTTGATGCTGCAAGAATACCATCGGGACTTCCCGCTGCGGGAGGGTTTCCCCAAAGAAGAAATGCGTTCCCGCCTGTTTGCGGGGTTGAACAGCAAGCAGTTTCAGTCTCTTCTCCAGGTTATGGAAGAGGATGGTCTGGTGAAGCTTTACGCCCAGGAAGTAGCCCTGACCGAATTTACCCCGAAGCCCAACCCCAAACAGGAACAGCAAATACAGCAGCTGCTCGAGATTTACAGGGAGGGGAATTGCCAGCCACCTGCCTGGGGTGAGGCAACCCGCCGGGTAGGGCTGGAAAGCCATACTGCCCAGGAGATTTTGCAATACCTGCTCAAGAAATGTATGCTGGTGCGGGTGGCCGACGATCTGTACTTTCACCCGGCCTGTGTGGACAGAGCCCGGCAGGCACTGGTTGACTATTTGCGGGAAAAGGGGGAAATCACGGTGGGGGAAACCCGGGATTTACTGCAAACGTCCCGGAAATACGCGCTGCCCCTCTTAGAGTATTTTGACCGGGAAAAAACTACCCGGCGGGTGGAGGACAAGCGGGTTCTTACCCGGGCGGAAAAACAAAAAAACCGGTCATAACCGTCAATACGGTTACAGCCGGCCATCCACCCTGGCCCCTTTTTTGGGAAAACTAGTCCCCGGCCATGGGCCAGAGGTACAGCCCCGTGGCTTCATCAAAGACCCGTTCAAAATTGCGGTCATGCTCATGGAGGAGTTCGGTGATCACATATTCACAGGCGAAAATCTCCGTCCCTTCAGCCAGGTGGCCGCCGACCATACGCCCGTCTGCGGCCATCAGGGCTATATGAGCGTGGACGAAGGGTTGCCCGTCCTTAAGGGAAATATTCCCCTCGAGGCTGATGATTTCGTGGGGATTATCAAACTCCAAATAAGTATAGGTGCGCCGGTCCTGGTGATAAAAGCCCACCCGGGCACGGGTGACCGCCCCAATGGCCCGCACCACGCCCAGCTGGATATTTTCATTCACACAAAGCTGGGTCAGGGAAGCCAGTAAATCGGATCCCTTTTTTAGTCGTCCCATAATCATGCGCCCACGGCTTACCGGTTGTACGAGCATATAAATTCTGACCATCCTCCTGTTAAAATTTTTCCCGACTTTGGCTAAAAGACAGGGAGGACCCGGGGAAAACCCCGCGTCCTCCGGCTATGCTGCGTCCAGGCGAGATTAGCGCTACTGCTGCTTTTGCTGTGGTTGCAATACTTTGTACTGGGGTTCCTGCTGTTCGATGTAATTAACCCGTCCACGCAGGCCCTTACAAATGTCTTCCAGCTGTTGCGAATAACTGGCAAACATTTGTTTAGCCGTCTGATCCTGGGTATCCAGGGAGAAGGTCTTTAAATTGGCAGCCGCACTTTCTAAAGAGGCCAGGGTTTGATGCATCTTTTCGCCAATGGTCATAGATTTACCTCCTTATAGGAAAAAATTTTTTAATTGCAATTCTAGTGTGAGCGTTTTCACGGTGAGATATCACCGGGTTATTATGGACAAAAATGCAAAAAATATCTTTATAAAAACCTGGTTAGGATAAAGGTGAGTAATTTGAACCCCCTGTTGGGAAAAATTATCGCTTTAATTAAGGCCCGGGGGCCTATTACTTTTAAAGATTTCATGCAAATAGCCCTTTATTATCCCGGACTGGGGTATTATACCGGCCCCGGGGAAAAAATTGGCCCCCGGGGTGATTTCTATACCAGCGCCGACGTGCATCCCCTTTTCGGGGCCATGCTTGCCAAACAGTTTTCCCAGATATGGGAATGCCTGGGGCAGCCGCAAAACTGGGTGCTGGTAGAATACGGAGCCGGTAAAGGCTTTTTAGCCCGGGATATCCTAAATGCGCTGGCTACATCTTTCCGGCCGGCATGGGAAGGGGTGCGCTATTACATCATTGAAGCCAGCCCGGAAATGGTCCGGCGGCAAAAAGAGTTTTTGGCCCCATTCCCGGAAGAAAAGGTATCCTGGGCCAATGCCCTGTCTGAAGTGGGAAATCCCGGTTATATTAACGGAATCATTTTCGGCAACGAGCTGGTGGACGCCTTTCCGGTCCACCGGGTGCGCCAAACCGCGTCAGGACTCAAGGAAATTTATATCAACTGGCGTGATGGCAGGCTGGTGGAGGAGGAGGGGGAACTTTCCACCCCCCTCCTGGGGGAATACTTTACCACCCTGGGCATAAAACTTGCCCAGGGCCAGGTAGCCGAAGTAAATCTGGCCGCCCGGGAATGGCTGCAGGAAGTGGCGGCCGGGCTGGGGCGGGGTTTTGTGCTCATCATTGACTACGGTATGGATTCCATGGAGCTTTACCACCCTTCCCGCTTTGAAGGCACCTTGCGCTGTTACCGGCAACACCGTTTGAGCAGCGATCCCCTGAACCACGTAGGACAGCAGGATATCACCTCCCATGTTAATTTTTCCGCCCTCATCCACTGGGGGAGGGAGGCCGGCCTGCACCTGGCCGGGTATACTACCCAAATGGACTTCTTACTGAACCTGGGCATAGTGGAGGCCATTCCCCGGTCTGCCCCGGACTACGTTTTTGATGAAAGGACCACGCGCACCGTCATGGCCGTAAAAAAACTGATTCTGCCGGAAGGGATGGGAGGAATCTTTAAGGTCTTAGCACTTTGCAAAGGGGTTGAGCAACCTGACCTGCTTGGTTTTCCGAAGGGACGGAAAGGAAGGGGGCAGCCATGATCAAAAACCTTTTCTTTGCCGCCGGGGAAGGAAAACACCGGGTACAGCTGCAGGCAACCCTGACCGACGAGGGAATAATGATCTCCCTTTTCGGTGGTGAAAAGCCCCATATCGGAGCGGTGGTTTTGAGCATTCCCCGCCCCAGCCTGGCCGATCCTGGCCGCTTAAGCTGTACCTCCACGGTGGTACCCAGACTGGGACACAAGGACGACGAAATAGCCAAACCCCTGGCCGAAGAACTGGCCAAAGCCTGCTCCCAGCCGGTGGTGGTGGTAGCCGGACTCCATGTGGAAAGGGCACAGGCAGAAGACATAGACCTCCTGAAAAAAAATTCCTGGCAGGCCATGCAACAATTGTTAAACAATTTGAATCTAGTTTAAGAACTAATACCATTTTTCGTTAGCTTTTTTTTGTGCCTCTGGGGACAAAATATGTTCCAGGAGGTGATAAAAATCATGTCCCGTGATGACAAAACCACTCGCGCAGCGGAACGCAGGAACGATACTGCCCAATGTCCGGCCCTGGAGAGCACAGGTACCTGTCCGGCAGAAGCCGATCTTTCCTCCAATTCTTGCACTGAATGCGCGAAAGCGGATGACGATCTGTAAAAACTAGTCTAAACGGGGTTTTATACCCCGTTATTTTCTTAAAAATATCTTGACAGGAGCAGACAGGAGAATTAAACTGTATTTGGATTGAGATTCATTCTCACAGCTTCTCGCTAAAACCTGCTGTCGGGGGAAGGTCATCACCATGAAACGATAATGATTCTCATATCCATGCATTTATCTACATAAGGAGGGATTTACCGTGACCCTGGATCGCATGAAAAGAGGTCAGCGTTGCCGCATTTTATCCATACCATCTGAACTGATTCGGGCACAAGCCCTGCGTTTTGGTATCGCCGAAGGGGAAGTTGTGACCTGCTGTGAAGTAATACCTGCTGGACCGGTAGTGATTAGTAAAAACCGTCAGGAAATCGCTATCGGCCGCGGACTGGCCCGGCAGATCGAAGTGGAAGGGAGTTTTTAACCATGGCCCACTGCCATTGTCCTGGCCTGAAAATAGAAGCACCTGCCGGGGCCCGGCGCATCGTGCTGGCCGGTAATCCCAATACGGGAAAATCGGTATTTTTCAATCACTTTACCGGCATGTATGTGGATGTTTCCAACTACCCGGGAACGACCCTGGATATTTCCTACGGGCGTTACGGCTCCGACATGGTGATTGATACGCCGGGGGTTTACGGCATTTCTTCCTTTAACGACGAGGAACGCATTGCCCGGGATATCATCCTTTCCGCCGATCTGGTACTCAATGTTGTTTCGGCCGCCCATCTGGAAAGGGATCTTTTCCTCACCCAGCAAATCATCGACACCGGGGTACCGGTAATCGTTGCCCTGAACATGATGGACGATGCTAAGAGGATGGGCATTGAAGTGGATGTGGATCGGTTAAGCCAGTTGCTGGGAGTGCCGGTCATCCCTACGGTGGCCGTGAAAAAGGAAGGATTTGACCGCCTGAAGGCTGAACTCTTCAACGCCCGGCCGGGACAGGCCACACCGGGACTGGAAGAGGAGCTCAACCAACTGCTCAACCGGGTAGGTAGCCGGGGAGAAGCACTGCTGGTCCTGGAAGGGGACCCGGTAATTGCCGCTCGCCACGGCTGCGAGCCGGGCACCCGGCGGGAGGAAATTTACCGCCGCCGGAGAGAAAGGGTTAACGAGATTTGCCAGCAGGTGGTGCGGGAAACCTCCCGGAGCACCGGTGTGGCCGCCACTTTGGGACGCTGGATGATCAAGCCGCTGACGGGGGTTCCCATCCTGTTCTTGGCCCTCTGGGCGATGTACAAAGCCATCGGTGTTTTTATTGCCGGAACGGTGGTGGGTATTACCGAGGAAACCATTATGCAGGGCATATATGAGCCTGCAGTGCGTCAATTCGTCGAACAATTTATACCCCAGTCTTCGATACCGGGTACCATTTTGATTGGCGAGTTCGGTTTGCTCACCATGACGGTGACCTACCTGTTGGGATTGTTGATGCCTCTGGTGGTGGGGTTCTACTTCTTCCTGTCTTTATTCGAGGACTCGGGTTATTTACCCCGGATTGCCACCCTGGTCGACCGTTTGTTAACCTCCATTGGGTTAAATGGCAGGGGAGTAATCCCCATTATTCTGGGTTTTGGCTGCGTAACCATGGCCACCATCACCACCCGGCTCTTATCTTCGGACCGGGAGAGAAAGATCGCCATCTTTCTGCTGGGGTTAACCATTCCCTGCTCGGCCCAGCTGGGCGTTATCGCCGGCATGCTGGCCACACTGGGACCACAGTACCTGGCCCTGTATGCCCTGGTGATCTTCAGCGTGCTGGTGATGGCCGGCACATTGCTGTCCACCCTTTTGCCGGGTAAATCAGCTGACCTGTTCATCGATCTGCCTCCCCTGAGGTTGCCCCGGCTGGATAATGTGTTAAAGAAGACCGGTACCAAGTCATACCATTTCCTTAAGGAAGCTGCACCGCTCTTCGCCCTGGGGGCACTGATCATCAGTATCTTTCAGGTAACGGGAATCCTGGAGTTCTTGCAAAACCTCCTGGCTCCTCTTACCGTTGGCTGGTTGAATCTGCCCCGCGAGGCGGCCACGGCCTTCATTATGGGGATTGTAAGGCGCGATTTCGGGGCTGCCGGGTTGACGGACCTGGCTTTAACCCCGCTACAAACTATTGTGGCCCTGATCACCATCACCCTGTTCGTACCCTGCATTGCCTCCATACTGGTGATTTTTAAGGAACGGACCAAAAAGGAAGCGCTTTTCATCTGGGGGAGCAGCTGGGTAGCGGCATTTCTCGTTGGCGGCCTGGTGGCCCAGCTGGCCCGGCTCTTCAGCCCAGCCGGCGATAAAGTACAGGTTCTGCCCGTAATACTGGTCTTCGCGGCCCTTACCCTGGCCATTGTGGGAATGTGCATGTTTCTGCGCCGGACCAAACCGACCACCAATATTCCGGGGTAGGGGCGTAACGGTGCTACCGGTAGCCGCCACTTAGTACATGGGGAGGGAGGTAGGGCATGCAATGGTCGAAAGGCACCTGCCCTTGTTGCGGTTATAAAGCAGCTGATGTTAACGCTGTCCGCTGCCCCCGCTGCAACCACCTTCTATGGACATTGCAGTGCTGCCAGGGCAGTTGCAAAAAATGCACTAAGGGGTGCAAAATTTAAAGGTTCCCCCTGGCGGGGGGCACGCCGGCAAGGGTCAACGGTTTAGGAAGGGCAATTTAAAATGGTTTGTGGGGCCGGTTTGGAAAACCGGCCCCTATTTTTAAAGGGAAGCATCATAGGCTGTCGAACGTTG containing:
- a CDS encoding FeoA family protein, giving the protein MTLDRMKRGQRCRILSIPSELIRAQALRFGIAEGEVVTCCEVIPAGPVVISKNRQEIAIGRGLARQIEVEGSF
- a CDS encoding class I SAM-dependent methyltransferase is translated as MNPLLGKIIALIKARGPITFKDFMQIALYYPGLGYYTGPGEKIGPRGDFYTSADVHPLFGAMLAKQFSQIWECLGQPQNWVLVEYGAGKGFLARDILNALATSFRPAWEGVRYYIIEASPEMVRRQKEFLAPFPEEKVSWANALSEVGNPGYINGIIFGNELVDAFPVHRVRQTASGLKEIYINWRDGRLVEEEGELSTPLLGEYFTTLGIKLAQGQVAEVNLAAREWLQEVAAGLGRGFVLIIDYGMDSMELYHPSRFEGTLRCYRQHRLSSDPLNHVGQQDITSHVNFSALIHWGREAGLHLAGYTTQMDFLLNLGIVEAIPRSAPDYVFDERTTRTVMAVKKLILPEGMGGIFKVLALCKGVEQPDLLGFPKGRKGRGQP
- a CDS encoding DUF1657 domain-containing protein, which gives rise to MTIGEKMHQTLASLESAAANLKTFSLDTQDQTAKQMFASYSQQLEDICKGLRGRVNYIEQQEPQYKVLQPQQKQQ
- the feoB gene encoding ferrous iron transport protein B, which produces MAHCHCPGLKIEAPAGARRIVLAGNPNTGKSVFFNHFTGMYVDVSNYPGTTLDISYGRYGSDMVIDTPGVYGISSFNDEERIARDIILSADLVLNVVSAAHLERDLFLTQQIIDTGVPVIVALNMMDDAKRMGIEVDVDRLSQLLGVPVIPTVAVKKEGFDRLKAELFNARPGQATPGLEEELNQLLNRVGSRGEALLVLEGDPVIAARHGCEPGTRREEIYRRRRERVNEICQQVVRETSRSTGVAATLGRWMIKPLTGVPILFLALWAMYKAIGVFIAGTVVGITEETIMQGIYEPAVRQFVEQFIPQSSIPGTILIGEFGLLTMTVTYLLGLLMPLVVGFYFFLSLFEDSGYLPRIATLVDRLLTSIGLNGRGVIPIILGFGCVTMATITTRLLSSDRERKIAIFLLGLTIPCSAQLGVIAGMLATLGPQYLALYALVIFSVLVMAGTLLSTLLPGKSADLFIDLPPLRLPRLDNVLKKTGTKSYHFLKEAAPLFALGALIISIFQVTGILEFLQNLLAPLTVGWLNLPREAATAFIMGIVRRDFGAAGLTDLALTPLQTIVALITITLFVPCIASILVIFKERTKKEALFIWGSSWVAAFLVGGLVAQLARLFSPAGDKVQVLPVILVFAALTLAIVGMCMFLRRTKPTTNIPG
- a CDS encoding PPC domain-containing DNA-binding protein, with the translated sequence MVRIYMLVQPVSRGRMIMGRLKKGSDLLASLTQLCVNENIQLGVVRAIGAVTRARVGFYHQDRRTYTYLEFDNPHEIISLEGNISLKDGQPFVHAHIALMAADGRMVGGHLAEGTEIFACEYVITELLHEHDRNFERVFDEATGLYLWPMAGD